From one Magnetofaba australis IT-1 genomic stretch:
- a CDS encoding tetratricopeptide repeat protein yields the protein MSLINDMLRDLERRRRESSGVDTPAIAPLEAPRDGGQTFRGALFRWSLALTPTTRILAGVIIGLSLGAGLTLAFSPYFKALLALQQVAPSNSAPTANATAPAPQQVTSIHVGAAPQAQTPASAPTTRAEPTIAPQASPALITAMDASPASRQSSDTPPQRRMQDEAATPHNPPRGPRPAAHDGAARAAGRSPALTGLDPGAAVPAQMAQMLPEPLQRMLATLQPGSGAPAGREALSGQSGGAKPQPGAQEPPMALDEVAIKLPEKPFHIALSSDAPALDEVAQAQLAIASGRVEAAEARLRKLHAAYPKLEAPLVALADLLLRQERWAELRQLMESDTDMAESSPPLIFAYARALWATGQTSRATLLLAGSERINPSEHPNHYSLLAAIYQRTGRPMRAARLYRTLLSSHPPEGRWWLGLALAEEKRGAQAAARKAYAALLSMPNPTVGGGALQYAQRRLAALDQQDPP from the coding sequence ATGAGCCTGATCAATGACATGCTGCGCGATCTGGAGCGCCGACGGCGCGAAAGCAGCGGCGTGGACACCCCCGCCATCGCGCCGTTGGAGGCGCCGCGCGACGGCGGCCAGACATTCCGCGGCGCGCTGTTCCGCTGGTCGCTGGCGCTCACCCCCACCACCCGCATTCTGGCCGGGGTGATTATCGGCCTGAGTCTGGGCGCGGGCTTGACGCTGGCGTTCTCGCCCTACTTCAAGGCGCTGCTGGCGCTACAGCAGGTTGCGCCATCCAACAGCGCGCCCACCGCCAACGCCACAGCGCCTGCGCCGCAGCAGGTGACCTCCATTCATGTGGGCGCCGCGCCACAGGCGCAAACGCCCGCAAGCGCGCCGACAACGCGCGCCGAGCCGACAATCGCGCCACAGGCCTCGCCAGCGCTGATCACCGCCATGGATGCGTCGCCAGCTTCGCGCCAGAGCAGCGACACGCCGCCCCAGCGCCGTATGCAGGATGAAGCGGCGACGCCCCACAATCCGCCGCGCGGACCGCGCCCGGCCGCTCACGATGGAGCGGCGCGCGCAGCCGGGCGCAGCCCCGCCCTGACGGGTTTGGACCCAGGCGCGGCGGTCCCTGCGCAGATGGCGCAAATGCTGCCCGAGCCCCTACAGCGCATGCTCGCCACCCTGCAACCGGGAAGCGGTGCGCCCGCCGGACGCGAAGCCCTCTCCGGCCAGAGCGGCGGCGCCAAACCCCAACCCGGCGCCCAAGAGCCGCCCATGGCGCTGGATGAGGTCGCCATCAAACTGCCAGAGAAGCCGTTTCACATCGCCCTGAGCAGCGACGCCCCGGCGCTGGATGAGGTGGCGCAGGCGCAACTGGCCATCGCCTCGGGCCGAGTGGAGGCCGCCGAAGCCCGGCTGCGCAAACTGCACGCCGCCTACCCCAAACTGGAGGCGCCGCTGGTGGCGCTGGCCGACCTGCTGCTGCGTCAGGAGCGCTGGGCCGAACTGCGCCAGTTGATGGAGAGCGACACCGACATGGCCGAGTCCAGTCCGCCGCTCATCTTCGCCTACGCCCGCGCCCTCTGGGCTACGGGACAAACCTCCCGCGCCACGCTGCTGTTGGCGGGCTCCGAACGCATCAATCCAAGCGAGCACCCCAACCACTACAGCTTACTCGCGGCGATCTACCAACGCACCGGGCGCCCCATGCGCGCAGCGCGCCTCTACCGCACGCTGCTCAGCAGTCACCCGCCGGAGGGGCGCTGGTGGCTGGGTTTGGCTCTGGCTGAAGAGAAGCGCGGCGCCCAAGCCGCCGCCCGTAAAGCCTATGCGGCGCTGCTCTCCATGCCCAACCCCACCGTAGGCGGCGGCGCGCTGCAGTACGCCCAGCGTCGGCTGGCCGCCCTGGATCAGCAAGACCCGCCATGA
- a CDS encoding ExeA family protein yields MSAPYLNHFHLTASPFSLTPDTDFCFLDSGFHEALSMLAVAINNGEGFVMVTGEPGAGKTLLCRALLNRLDAFHASLYLPNPMVSPEELYKSVAEELGVEAPQEGIPSLLGRINRRLIQLRAEGRQVLLFMDEAQTLPDESLEALRLLTNLETEKEKTLQVLLFGQPELAQKVAQFDKRQLAQRIMFAHALRPIARAEVGAYVAHRVRIAGRNGADLFTPGAISRIAAISEGNPRVINVLCHKAMMVAYGRGAARVDVRCVARAEADSRHLPQVRHWRSQQRKRWFATLLTLMGCGSAAALWYLKGVAG; encoded by the coding sequence ATGAGCGCGCCCTACCTCAACCATTTTCATCTGACCGCCTCCCCCTTTAGCTTGACCCCCGACACCGACTTCTGTTTTCTGGATTCGGGGTTTCATGAGGCGCTGTCGATGCTGGCTGTGGCCATCAACAACGGCGAAGGCTTCGTCATGGTCACCGGCGAGCCGGGCGCGGGCAAAACCCTGCTGTGCCGCGCGCTGCTCAATCGCTTGGATGCGTTCCACGCCTCCCTCTATCTGCCCAACCCCATGGTCTCCCCCGAGGAGCTGTATAAATCCGTGGCCGAAGAGTTGGGGGTGGAAGCGCCGCAGGAGGGCATCCCCTCGCTGCTGGGACGCATCAACCGTCGTCTGATCCAACTGCGCGCCGAAGGGCGCCAGGTGCTGCTGTTCATGGACGAGGCGCAAACCCTGCCCGATGAGAGCCTGGAGGCGCTGCGACTGCTGACCAATCTGGAAACCGAGAAAGAGAAGACCCTGCAAGTGCTGCTGTTCGGCCAACCGGAACTGGCGCAGAAGGTGGCCCAATTCGATAAGCGCCAGTTGGCGCAACGCATCATGTTCGCCCACGCGCTGCGTCCCATCGCCCGCGCCGAAGTGGGCGCCTATGTGGCTCACCGCGTGCGCATCGCCGGACGCAACGGGGCGGATCTGTTTACCCCGGGCGCCATCAGCCGCATCGCCGCCATCAGCGAGGGCAATCCACGGGTGATCAACGTGTTGTGTCATAAAGCGATGATGGTGGCCTATGGCCGCGGCGCCGCGCGCGTGGATGTGCGCTGCGTGGCCCGCGCCGAAGCCGACTCGCGCCACCTGCCGCAGGTGCGCCACTGGCGCAGCCAGCAGCGCAAGCGCTGGTTCGCCACCCTGCTGACGCTGATGGGCTGCGGCTCGGCGGCGGCGCTGTGGTATCTGAAAGGCGTGGCCGGATGA
- a CDS encoding type II secretion system protein GspD: MSPSRRLLSVSLCALLTACAMETPRIKPDTAPLKAVTQHLDSALGRKNARDHAQAAAEAPPEAVLYDLLPPAPTPPLIDSEPRFELSVEDAPVRQVLRALVAGTQYGLVLHPDVEGSISLTLRKVTVAEGVETICRTLELDCTQTAQGFEVRPRELISRTYHIGFPNIRRSGASTTNVTIGSGFSTSSSSGDTGTTTSSDKTGSNLVTESGSDFWQELAFTLCNLMGLEAQSSRNEAFDSDRILACRPSNSLIQSVQDRKRRAAEQKQQAQTAALNAGGGAKGNAQAGQILGALTDTLQGLQSGNAQSKEPNNSSQSSKQELGSDQLFNERSLTFMPQSGKLVARGYRQDLTQLESFLDEIKSSLTRQVILEAKVVEVELSEGFQSGINWSTMSRFTSGGINAAQTGGGDYISVDNPSTQLYTGEYFTSNVTGIPSTYYTGYGGAFTLAAAFTDFGAFLEFLRSQGEVSVLSNPRIATLNNQKAVIKVGSDEYYITGVDIETDANGNDRYSYEVSPFFSGVSLDVSPQINDDDTVMLHIHPTVTEVTNKRTSLNSGYLDLASSASRESDTMVWARNGEIVVIGGLMQASEEKSDDGAPGLSEIPLLGNLFKHQSVKKSKSELVILVRPTIIDPKGLNWRRDIQQTRDRIQSFSAPPKRSP, from the coding sequence GTGAGCCCGTCGCGTCGCCTCCTGAGCGTGAGTCTCTGCGCATTGCTGACCGCCTGCGCCATGGAGACGCCGCGCATCAAGCCAGACACCGCGCCCTTAAAAGCGGTCACCCAGCATCTGGATAGCGCGCTGGGGCGGAAAAACGCCCGCGACCACGCCCAAGCCGCCGCCGAGGCGCCGCCGGAAGCGGTGTTGTACGATCTGCTGCCGCCCGCGCCCACCCCGCCGCTCATCGACAGCGAGCCCCGCTTTGAGTTGAGCGTGGAGGATGCGCCGGTGCGTCAGGTGTTGCGCGCCCTGGTGGCGGGCACCCAGTATGGGCTGGTGCTGCACCCCGACGTGGAGGGGAGCATCAGCCTCACCCTGCGCAAAGTGACCGTGGCCGAAGGGGTGGAGACCATCTGCCGCACCCTGGAGCTGGACTGTACGCAAACCGCGCAAGGGTTTGAAGTGCGCCCGCGGGAGTTGATCTCGCGCACCTATCACATCGGCTTTCCCAATATCCGCCGCAGCGGCGCCTCCACCACCAACGTCACCATCGGCAGCGGTTTTTCCACCAGCAGCAGCAGCGGCGACACCGGAACCACCACCAGCAGCGACAAGACCGGCTCCAATCTGGTGACGGAGTCCGGCTCCGACTTCTGGCAGGAGTTGGCCTTCACCCTGTGCAATCTGATGGGACTGGAGGCGCAATCCTCGCGCAACGAAGCGTTCGACAGCGACCGCATCCTGGCCTGCCGCCCCAGCAACAGCCTGATTCAGTCGGTGCAGGATAGAAAGCGCCGCGCAGCCGAGCAGAAGCAGCAGGCCCAAACCGCCGCGCTCAACGCGGGCGGCGGCGCCAAAGGCAACGCCCAAGCCGGGCAGATCCTCGGCGCGCTCACCGACACCCTGCAAGGACTGCAGAGCGGCAATGCGCAGAGCAAAGAGCCCAACAACTCCAGCCAATCCAGCAAGCAAGAGCTGGGCTCCGATCAACTCTTCAATGAACGCAGCCTCACCTTTATGCCCCAAAGCGGCAAGTTGGTGGCCCGTGGCTACCGGCAGGATCTGACGCAGCTGGAATCCTTCTTGGATGAGATCAAAAGCAGCCTGACGCGCCAGGTGATCCTGGAGGCCAAAGTGGTGGAGGTGGAACTCTCCGAAGGGTTCCAAAGCGGCATCAACTGGTCGACCATGAGCCGCTTCACCTCCGGCGGCATCAACGCCGCGCAGACCGGCGGCGGCGACTACATCTCGGTGGACAACCCCTCCACGCAGCTCTACACCGGCGAGTACTTCACCAGCAATGTGACGGGCATCCCCAGCACCTACTACACCGGCTACGGCGGCGCCTTCACCCTGGCCGCTGCGTTCACCGATTTTGGCGCCTTCCTGGAGTTTCTGCGCAGCCAGGGCGAGGTCTCGGTGCTCTCCAACCCCCGCATCGCCACGCTCAACAATCAGAAGGCGGTGATCAAAGTGGGCTCCGACGAGTACTACATCACCGGCGTGGATATCGAGACCGACGCCAATGGCAACGACCGCTACTCCTATGAGGTCTCGCCGTTCTTCTCCGGCGTGTCGCTGGATGTCTCGCCGCAAATCAACGATGACGACACGGTGATGCTGCACATCCACCCCACCGTCACCGAGGTCACCAACAAGCGCACCTCGCTCAACTCCGGCTATCTGGACCTGGCCTCCAGCGCCTCGCGGGAGAGCGACACCATGGTGTGGGCGCGCAACGGCGAGATCGTGGTGATCGGCGGCTTGATGCAGGCGTCAGAGGAGAAATCCGATGATGGCGCGCCCGGCTTGAGCGAGATTCCCCTGTTGGGCAATCTGTTCAAACATCAGAGCGTGAAGAAGAGCAAGAGCGAACTGGTGATCCTGGTGCGCCCCACCATCATCGATCCCAAAGGGCTCAACTGGCGCCGCGACATTCAGCAAACCCGCGACCGTATTCAGAGCTTCAGCGCGCCTCCCAAGAGGTCGCCATGA
- a CDS encoding general secretion pathway protein GspB yields MLNLSHVGHALWMSVVGLTLLSPRPSWALDGDPTRPPHNPQVMQQEQSAEEEAAAAAQLAEEAAFAVAAMQAKQALRIDTVRIGPAQRSAVINGRDVAEGQMLGDWRVAAIDEGAVTLSWKGREFRLTQDEGRFAAMKQGRILRPAGGPP; encoded by the coding sequence GTGCTTAACCTCTCACATGTCGGCCATGCGCTGTGGATGAGCGTGGTGGGATTGACGCTTTTAAGCCCCCGGCCCAGCTGGGCGCTTGATGGCGACCCCACGCGCCCACCCCACAATCCTCAGGTCATGCAGCAGGAGCAGAGCGCCGAAGAGGAGGCCGCCGCCGCTGCGCAACTGGCCGAAGAGGCCGCCTTTGCCGTGGCCGCGATGCAGGCCAAGCAGGCGCTGCGCATCGACACCGTGCGCATTGGCCCGGCTCAGCGCAGCGCCGTGATCAACGGACGCGATGTGGCCGAGGGGCAGATGCTGGGGGACTGGCGCGTGGCCGCCATCGACGAGGGCGCGGTGACGCTGAGTTGGAAAGGGCGCGAATTTCGTCTCACCCAGGACGAGGGGCGCTTTGCCGCCATGAAACAGGGGCGCATCCTCCGCCCGGCGGGAGGTCCGCCGTGA
- a CDS encoding PilN domain-containing protein, with protein sequence MVQKVNLYADRFKPKRGPTSGRGILAILLACAALSLLSIVGEHAWESWRSEQIAQLEAEAAAWDGRIKALEKQFPIPQPDPILARQIAHLERRITERKGLLSVFEGRNLGVNGGFAALFDELGRDLVEGVWLSRIRLKQGGARMSLAGHSLQASQIPRFLESLSDKPSFQGRLFRIFKVEDQQQGRFDFTLSTHELDESELEKALGQLGR encoded by the coding sequence ATGGTGCAGAAGGTCAACCTCTACGCCGATCGCTTCAAACCCAAGCGCGGCCCCACCAGCGGACGCGGGATCCTCGCCATTCTGCTGGCCTGCGCTGCGCTAAGCCTGCTGAGCATTGTCGGCGAACACGCCTGGGAGAGCTGGCGCAGCGAGCAGATTGCGCAACTGGAAGCCGAGGCCGCCGCCTGGGATGGGCGCATCAAAGCGCTGGAAAAACAGTTCCCTATTCCGCAACCCGACCCGATTTTGGCGCGTCAAATCGCCCACTTGGAGCGGCGCATCACGGAACGCAAAGGGCTGCTGTCGGTGTTTGAAGGGCGCAATCTCGGCGTCAATGGCGGCTTTGCCGCGCTGTTCGACGAACTGGGGCGAGACCTGGTGGAGGGGGTGTGGCTGTCGCGCATTCGCCTCAAACAGGGCGGCGCGCGGATGAGTCTTGCCGGTCACAGCCTGCAGGCCAGCCAGATTCCCCGCTTCCTGGAGTCGCTCAGCGACAAACCCAGTTTTCAAGGTCGGCTATTTCGCATTTTCAAAGTTGAAGACCAGCAGCAAGGTCGTTTTGACTTCACCCTCAGCACCCACGAGCTCGATGAAAGCGAACTGGAAAAAGCACTGGGCCAGTTGGGCCGCTAA
- a CDS encoding RluA family pseudouridine synthase: MDLTQRLLYRDGLILALDKPAGLAVHPGPGGGENLERYLDDLRFGLRAKPQLAHRLDRDTSGCLILGRHPKALRKLGKLFSEGRVEKRYWAVVHGAPPTPSGVIDAALTKRSSARQKRWWMEVDPAQGKSARTLYRVMGQAAGISWLELTPKTGRTHQIRVHCAHIGCPLVGDPQYGAPKTDDPHAGAPLHLLARAIRLPLSANKPPIAIVAEPPPHMLDALRACGFEPGADYPPFEQSDADGGQAT, from the coding sequence ATGGATCTGACTCAACGGCTGCTCTATCGCGACGGACTCATCCTGGCGTTGGACAAACCCGCCGGATTGGCGGTGCACCCTGGTCCTGGCGGCGGCGAGAATCTGGAGCGTTATCTAGATGATCTGCGCTTTGGGCTGCGCGCCAAGCCGCAACTGGCGCATCGCCTGGACCGCGACACCTCCGGCTGCTTGATTCTGGGCAGGCACCCCAAGGCTTTGCGTAAACTCGGCAAGCTGTTCAGCGAAGGGCGGGTGGAGAAGCGCTATTGGGCGGTGGTTCATGGCGCGCCGCCGACGCCATCCGGCGTGATTGACGCGGCGCTGACCAAGCGCAGCAGCGCGCGGCAGAAGCGCTGGTGGATGGAGGTGGATCCCGCCCAAGGCAAGAGCGCGCGCACCCTCTACCGGGTGATGGGGCAAGCGGCGGGGATCAGTTGGCTGGAGCTGACGCCCAAAACCGGCCGCACCCATCAGATTCGTGTACACTGCGCCCACATCGGCTGTCCGCTGGTGGGCGATCCGCAATATGGCGCGCCGAAAACAGACGATCCCCATGCCGGCGCGCCGCTGCATCTGCTGGCGCGCGCCATCCGCCTGCCGCTGTCGGCCAACAAGCCGCCCATCGCCATCGTCGCCGAACCGCCGCCGCATATGCTCGACGCCTTGCGCGCCTGCGGCTTTGAGCCGGGCGCCGACTACCCGCCGTTCGAGCAAAGCGACGCGGATGGCGGGCAGGCGACGTGA